The genome window GGGCTGGCGTTCGACGAGTTCGGCAAGCCGAGCGCCAGCATGGGGGTCGCGGCGGGGGACGTCGACCGGAACGGGTTCCTCGACTTCCTGGTGACGAACTATTACCTGGAGTCGAACACGTTCTATTCCGGGCAAGGGCCCGGGCAGTTTCTCGATCTGACCCGCGACACCGGTCTCCGCGAGCCGAGCCTGCACCAGCTCGGGTTCGGGACGCAGTTCGGCGACTTCGACCTCGACGGCTGGGACGATGCCCTCGTCTCGAACGGGCACGAAGGGGATTACCGCGACCTCAACATCCCGTTTGCGATGCCGCCGCAGGTCTTTCGCAACCGCGGCTCGGAGGGGCGGGGGGGGATGTTTGAAGAGCTCTCCTCGTCGAACGTCGGCCGCTACTTCGAGGGGGAGTATCTCGGCCGCGGGCTCGCCAAGGGGGACTGGAACCGCGACGGGCTGACGGACATCGTCATCACGCACCTCGATGCGCCGCTGGCCCTGCTGACCAATACGTCGCGTCCGGCGGGAGCGGCGGTCGGCATCACGCTTGTCGGGACGACCGCGCCGCGGATCCCGATCGGGACCCGCGTCACGGTCAACGGGATCACGCAGCAGCTCACCGGTGGGGACGGCTACCTCGCTTCGAACGAGCGGCGTCTGATCTTCGCTGTCGGCGATGCGAAGACGATTGACTTGGAGGTCCACTGGCCGGGCGGTGCGACTGAGAAGTGGGCCGGTCTCCCGCCCGCCGCTGACCTGATGCTCGTCGAAGGAGCCGCTGCTCCGCTCTCACTTCCCCGTTGAGATCTCAAACCCCGTCCTCGCCGGACGGACGCCCATAGCTCAAACCCAATGTGCGACGGCAGCCGGGGTCAAGGGGGCCACGCCCCCTTGCCGCCGGAGGCATTTTTCGTCGCGGAACCGTGGGACATGACGGAAGTCCCCTTTGTGCTACCGGCGCCGAGGATCGCCGCTTGTCCTGAAGACGCCGCGGGTCGGTGAGGAGACATACGACACGGTGTCCGCGTTTGGACACGCTCTCCTTCAGACATCTCTCGACGGCCAAGCCTCCGGCGGGCAAAGGGGGCCAGAAAAACAACACAGGCCCCTCTGCATCCCCCACCAGGGGTGACCCCCTGGACCCCGGATTGACCTGTTCAAACCGACTACCAGGCGTAGTACGGCGAACCCATCCACCACGACGTGTAAGTCGTGTACCACGCCGGCACCCACGCCCCGACACCCACAACGTAAGGGCTGACCGGCCACGGAGACCCGAAGTAGTAAGCAGGATAACCGTACGAAAGACCATACACCGACCCTCCACAACACGGTCCGATGATCGGATCGGTCATGTACACGGGCGAGTCCGTCCGCTGCCCATAGAACGTCGAGTCGATCGGATAGACCGGCGCGCCGTCAATCACCTTCAGAACCACAACCGGATCACGCGGGGCCGCGGGAGCGACGGGAACGGCAGCCGGCGGAACCACTTCCGGCGGTGCAGCGATCGGCTCAACCACCGGGATTGGAGCGAAGACCGACCCGACAATCACATCCGCCGGAAGCCGGTTCGTCCGCGCGTAGTAATCGACAACGTCCTGGATATACCGCCGGAATCCCCCCTGGGTCCGCTCGATCACCCGGCCGACCAGACCCGACCCGCTCACCCCCGCCGCCATCAGCGACGCGGCCTGATGAATCGACTCCTGCGACTCGCCATGCTTTCCGAGCGCCCGCTCCGTCAGTCCCTTCACCATCCAGGCCCGCGGATCGCCCACCACACTCACCGCATCTTCCAGACACTCTTCCGCCAGAACATACCGCCCGGCATGGAAGGCATTGACCCCCTGAGCATACGCCGCGTCAAAGTTGATCGGTTCCCCGCGGGAAATCGCAGGGGAGAAGGCCAGGGCAATCCCCAGGCAGGCCAGCAGCGCTTTCATGAGCATCCTCCAGAGTTGTGGTGTGGCACCGTTGTCCAACGGACGTGGCCGAAGCAGTTCTCGTTCCCGCGCCTCCCTGCACGGCCCAGTTTGCCCATTTGTACACAAGGTCATTCAGAAATTGCGAAGCCGAAGGGACCCGGACGCCGCCCCACGGGAGGGCGAGGCTCCGGCCGAGCCGCGTCGCTGGATGCGGCGGCCGATGTCTCCTCCGCTCCTGCCTCTCGGCTCACAACCTCGCGGAGAGTCGAAGCTGTATGTTGAAGGCAGGATAGAACCTCCGCGGCTCAGCAGGAGCTTCGCCCTCCCGGTCCGCGGGAACACGCTTCGAAAGCGTCGCATCCGGCGGCATCCCCTTCACCTTGCCACCGCCGCTCGACGGGCTCACACTGAGCAATTCTCCGCCTCCTCCCTCCGCGTTGCCCCCGCATCGTCCGCGATGATCCTCCTCAAAGACCTCACCTCCGACGAACTGGCGACCGCCCTGGCCGACCTCGCTCCGCCGCAGCGGCTCGTGCGTCAGCTCCACTCGTCGGCGGTCCGGCGCAACGCGACCGAGCTCCCCGCGGAAGTTCCCACCGTCTCCTGGCGGCTCCTCGACCAGATCCGCGAGCGGGTCGCCATCCCCCGGCTCAAGCTCGTCAACAAGGTCGTCTCCCCGCAGGACGGCTTCGCAAAGTACCTCTTCGAAGGGGACGGCCCCGGCCGCTTTGAAGCCGTCCGGATCCCGCTGCTGCACCGCCCTGGCGACGAAAAGTACGTCGTCTGTGTCAGCTCCCAGATCGGCTGCGCGATGGGCTGCACGTTCTGCGCGACCGGCCGGATGGGGTTCCAGCGGAACCTCGCGACATGGGAAATCGTCGATCAGGTGACGCAGGTCCAGGCCGACTCCCCGCACCCCGTCCGCGGCGTCGTCTTCATGGGGATGGGGGAGCCGATGCTGAACTACGACCGCGTGATCCGCGCCGCCCGCATCTTCTCCGAGCCGTGTGGAATGCAGATCAGCGGCAAGGCGATCACGATCTCGACGGTCGGGATCGTCCCCGGCATCCGCCGTTTCACCGAGGAGGGGCATCCCTACCGGCTGATCGTCTCGCTCACGTCCGCGCGCTCGGAGGAGCGGGCCAAGGTCCTGCCGGTGGAGAAGACCTATCCGCTGCCGGAGCTGATGGCGGCGGTCCGGGAGCATCACGCGGCGACGAACAAGCGGGTGACGCTCGCGTGGACGGTCCTGGGCGGGATCAACACGAGCCGCGAGGAAGCCAAGGCGCTGGCGGAGCTGACGCGCGATCTGCCGATCCTGCTCGACCTGATCGACGTGAACGATCCGACGGGTGAGTACCGGCGTCCCTCGGGCGAGGAAGCGAACGCCTTCCGCGATGCTCTGCGGGAGGAGCTGGCGGCTCCGGTGCAGCGGCGGTACAGCGGTGGCCAGGACATCCACGGTGCCTGCGGAATGCTGGCCGCGACCTAAACCGCGTCCTTGCCGGAAGGACTTCCATAGCTCAAACCCAACGTGCCACGGCAGCCGGGGTCAAGGGGCCAAAAAACAACACAGACCCCCTTGCCGCCGGAGGCACTTCCATGAGGAACCGTGGTACGCAACGGGCGACCGCTTTGTGGAACCGGCGTTGAGGACTCACCGCTCGCCCTGCGATCCCCGCGGG of Planctomyces sp. SH-PL14 contains these proteins:
- the rlmN gene encoding radical SAM protein is translated as MLLKDLTSDELATALADLAPPQRLVRQLHSSAVRRNATELPAEVPTVSWRLLDQIRERVAIPRLKLVNKVVSPQDGFAKYLFEGDGPGRFEAVRIPLLHRPGDEKYVVCVSSQIGCAMGCTFCATGRMGFQRNLATWEIVDQVTQVQADSPHPVRGVVFMGMGEPMLNYDRVIRAARIFSEPCGMQISGKAITISTVGIVPGIRRFTEEGHPYRLIVSLTSARSEERAKVLPVEKTYPLPELMAAVREHHAATNKRVTLAWTVLGGINTSREEAKALAELTRDLPILLDLIDVNDPTGEYRRPSGEEANAFRDALREELAAPVQRRYSGGQDIHGACGMLAAT